From Eptesicus fuscus isolate TK198812 chromosome 14, DD_ASM_mEF_20220401, whole genome shotgun sequence, one genomic window encodes:
- the BET1 gene encoding BET1 homolog isoform X1, which yields MRRAGLGEGGPAGNYGNYGYANSGYSACEEENDRLTESLRHKVTAIKSLSIEIGHEVKTQNKLLAEMDSQFDSTTGFLGRTMEKLKILSRGSQTKLMCYMMLFSLFVFFVIYWIIKLR from the exons GTGAAGGTGGACCTGCTGGCAACTATGGGAACTATGGCTATGCTAATAGTGGATATAGTGCCTGTGAAGAAGAAAATGACAGACTCACTGAAAGTCTGAGACACAAAGTAACTGCTATAAAATCT CTTTCCATTGAGATAGGCCATGAAgttaaaactcaaaataaattattagctGAAATG GATTCACAATTTGATTCTACAACTGGATTTCTAGGTAGAACTATGGAAAAACTGAAGATTTTATCCAGAGGGAGCCAAACAAAGCTGATGTGCTATATGATGCTGTTttcattgtttgtcttttttgtcATTTATTGGATTATTAAACTGAGGTGA
- the BET1 gene encoding BET1 homolog isoform X2: MRRAGLGEGGPAGNYGNYGYANSGYSACEEENDRLTESLRHKVTAIKSDSQFDSTTGFLGRTMEKLKILSRGSQTKLMCYMMLFSLFVFFVIYWIIKLR, encoded by the exons GTGAAGGTGGACCTGCTGGCAACTATGGGAACTATGGCTATGCTAATAGTGGATATAGTGCCTGTGAAGAAGAAAATGACAGACTCACTGAAAGTCTGAGACACAAAGTAACTGCTATAAAATCT GATTCACAATTTGATTCTACAACTGGATTTCTAGGTAGAACTATGGAAAAACTGAAGATTTTATCCAGAGGGAGCCAAACAAAGCTGATGTGCTATATGATGCTGTTttcattgtttgtcttttttgtcATTTATTGGATTATTAAACTGAGGTGA